One window from the genome of Methyloradius palustris encodes:
- a CDS encoding NAD(P)-dependent oxidoreductase, protein MATIGFIGLGAMGEGMASNLLAAGYAVQVYNRSAEKIAPLLSKGANATATPKLAATGADFVITMLSNDAVLESVTLGDDGLLAGMKEGAIHLSMSTVSPDISRQLSEIHARHKTHYVTSPVFGRPEMAATKKLWICTSGNPAALAKAKPVQEAMSQGIFEFGEDAGAANIVKLSGNFMIASCMEVLGEVATLAEKNGISPEAVLGMLSSTIFACPMYQRYSDIVLKQDFEPGFKMELAFKDMNLAQTVALKSATPMPFLSIVQQRMLSGIAEGRAQNDWSALSLSARRDAGLPLSRFA, encoded by the coding sequence ATGGCAACGATAGGATTTATAGGTCTAGGTGCAATGGGCGAGGGCATGGCGAGCAATCTGCTAGCAGCTGGTTACGCGGTGCAGGTGTATAACCGCAGCGCCGAAAAAATCGCGCCATTATTGAGCAAAGGCGCTAACGCAACTGCTACGCCAAAGCTGGCGGCTACTGGTGCTGATTTTGTGATCACCATGCTTTCAAATGATGCAGTGCTTGAAAGTGTGACATTGGGCGATGATGGTCTGCTGGCTGGCATGAAAGAGGGCGCGATTCATTTATCGATGAGTACTGTTTCGCCCGATATTTCGCGTCAATTAAGTGAAATCCACGCCCGGCATAAAACGCATTATGTGACTTCTCCCGTATTTGGCCGCCCTGAGATGGCGGCTACGAAAAAGCTGTGGATTTGCACTTCTGGCAATCCCGCTGCTTTGGCAAAAGCCAAGCCAGTGCAGGAGGCTATGAGCCAAGGTATATTTGAATTCGGTGAAGATGCTGGTGCGGCAAATATCGTTAAACTCAGCGGTAATTTCATGATTGCCTCATGTATGGAAGTATTGGGCGAAGTTGCCACACTCGCTGAGAAAAATGGCATATCGCCAGAAGCCGTTTTGGGAATGTTGAGCTCGACTATTTTTGCATGCCCCATGTATCAGCGTTATAGCGACATTGTCCTGAAGCAGGATTTTGAGCCTGGCTTCAAGATGGAGCTGGCATTCAAGGATATGAATCTGGCACAAACCGTAGCGCTTAAAAGTGCAACGCCTATGCCATTCCTCAGCATTGTGCAGCAGCGCATGTTGAGTGGCATTGCAGAAGGTCGTGCACAAAATGATTGGTCAGCACTTTCGCTCTCGGCCAGGCGTGATGCGGGCTTGCCACTTTCACGGTTTGCTTAA
- the tsaB gene encoding tRNA (adenosine(37)-N6)-threonylcarbamoyltransferase complex dimerization subunit type 1 TsaB, whose product MKILALDTSTEYLSLALSIDGNIFVRELLAGQSHSQRILPLLRELLDEAGVELTELDGIAFGAGPGSFTGLRIGCGVAQGLAFGANLPVVGVSTLLALAQASGADHVIACLDARMGEVYHAVYVREGHGWQTLNEPGLYKPEAVPDVEGDDWVGVGSGWVAYQPALTKCYAYQFKDISGDMFPHAKAIAELAIPMFVAGLGLPAAEAAPVYIRNKVALKTAERLAAKIQ is encoded by the coding sequence ATGAAAATACTGGCTCTCGATACCTCCACTGAATACCTGTCGCTCGCTTTATCGATAGATGGCAATATATTCGTGCGCGAATTACTTGCGGGGCAAAGCCATTCGCAGCGCATATTGCCACTGTTACGTGAGCTGCTGGATGAAGCTGGTGTTGAATTGACTGAACTGGATGGCATCGCCTTTGGTGCAGGGCCTGGCTCATTTACGGGTTTGCGCATTGGCTGTGGTGTTGCACAAGGCTTGGCGTTTGGCGCGAATTTGCCTGTGGTTGGTGTGAGTACATTGCTGGCGCTTGCACAGGCCAGTGGGGCTGATCATGTGATTGCCTGCCTAGATGCGCGTATGGGCGAGGTTTACCATGCCGTGTATGTGAGAGAGGGCCATGGTTGGCAAACCCTGAATGAGCCTGGCTTATATAAACCAGAGGCTGTACCAGATGTAGAAGGCGATGACTGGGTGGGCGTCGGTAGCGGCTGGGTAGCCTATCAGCCAGCATTAACGAAGTGTTATGCCTACCAGTTCAAGGATATTTCTGGCGATATGTTTCCACATGCGAAAGCCATCGCCGAGCTTGCAATCCCTATGTTTGTTGCAGGGCTAGGTTTGCCTGCGGCAGAAGCTGCGCCTGTGTATATCCGCAATAAAGTCGCGTTGAAAACTGCAGAGCGACTCGCGGCTAAAATTCAGTAA
- the rimI gene encoding ribosomal protein S18-alanine N-acetyltransferase, which produces MTKSDTLSRLAFRPMQMADVDAIMAIEPTIFPYPWSRGNFTDSLNSGYSCWVTEHDGKIMGYAVLMMVLDEAHILNISIAKPYQGQGFGRDLLMHMIDIARQRNALNMFLEVRPSNQSAIGLYESIGFNEMAIRRNYYPAANGREDAVLMGLAL; this is translated from the coding sequence ATGACCAAATCAGATACATTATCTAGGTTGGCATTCCGCCCCATGCAGATGGCAGATGTGGATGCCATCATGGCGATTGAGCCTACGATATTTCCCTACCCGTGGTCACGCGGTAATTTTACGGACTCGCTGAATTCTGGCTATAGCTGTTGGGTGACTGAGCATGATGGAAAAATCATGGGGTATGCCGTGCTCATGATGGTGCTGGATGAAGCACACATTCTCAATATCAGCATCGCCAAACCCTATCAAGGGCAGGGATTTGGCCGTGATTTATTGATGCACATGATAGACATTGCGCGCCAACGTAATGCGCTCAATATGTTCCTGGAAGTGCGGCCATCCAACCAGTCTGCAATCGGCTTGTACGAAAGTATAGGTTTTAACGAAATGGCGATACGCCGTAACTATTATCCCGCCGCAAATGGTCGTGAAGATGCGGTGCTGATGGGCCTCGCACTATGA
- a CDS encoding uracil-DNA glycosylase — protein MSLTRDDMLRELELLPAWQLRQPVTKSAPHEVIEMPKLSAIAEPEVKAIPAQFEELPAAEQIEAVSIPEAVETSLPALDVTLGQGRREAIMQLEWQGVQDCVANCQACDLAKTRTQTVFGVGDPNADWLIVGEAPGSEEDRKGEPFVGQAGKLLDNMLAAIKLKRGQNVFIANVLKCRPPENRNPHADEVAMCDPFLKRQVELIKPKLIIALGKFAAQSLLGSEDTISSMRGKLHDFHGVPVVVTYHPAYLLRSLPEKAKAWEDLCFANKTMAGLTTSAKQP, from the coding sequence ATGAGCTTAACGCGTGATGATATGTTGCGTGAGCTGGAGCTATTACCTGCTTGGCAGTTGCGTCAGCCAGTAACTAAGTCTGCGCCGCATGAGGTTATAGAAATGCCGAAGCTGTCAGCAATCGCTGAACCAGAAGTCAAAGCTATTCCTGCGCAGTTTGAGGAATTACCAGCTGCAGAGCAGATCGAAGCTGTATCTATTCCAGAGGCTGTAGAAACCAGCCTGCCAGCGTTGGATGTAACACTCGGCCAAGGCCGTCGCGAAGCTATCATGCAGCTTGAGTGGCAAGGCGTGCAAGACTGTGTGGCCAATTGCCAGGCTTGTGATCTGGCTAAAACACGCACGCAAACCGTCTTTGGCGTAGGTGACCCTAATGCCGATTGGCTGATTGTGGGCGAGGCGCCAGGGTCGGAAGAAGACCGTAAAGGCGAGCCTTTTGTCGGTCAGGCAGGCAAGTTGCTCGACAACATGCTGGCGGCTATCAAACTTAAACGCGGGCAGAATGTGTTCATTGCCAATGTACTGAAATGTCGCCCGCCAGAAAACCGTAATCCACATGCGGACGAAGTTGCAATGTGCGATCCATTTTTAAAACGACAAGTCGAGTTAATTAAGCCCAAGCTGATTATCGCGTTGGGTAAGTTTGCTGCGCAGTCACTCCTGGGCTCCGAAGACACGATTTCGTCCATGCGTGGCAAGCTACATGATTTTCATGGCGTGCCTGTTGTGGTGACGTACCACCCCGCCTATTTATTGCGTAGCTTGCCTGAGAAGGCCAAAGCGTGGGAAGACCTTTGCTTTGCCAATAAAACCATGGCTGGATTGACCACATCTGCCAAGCAGCCGTAA
- a CDS encoding proline--tRNA ligase, whose product MRASQFFLNTQKEAPQEAELISHRLMLRAGLIKRLGSGLYTWMPLGLRVLRKVEAIVREEMNNAGALELLMPAVQPKELWEETGRWAVFGPQMLKIKDRHDRDFCFGPTHEEVITDLVRREIKSYKQLPLNFYQIQTKFRDEIRPRFGVMRAREFMMKDAYSFHTDLASLEQTYEAMYQAYSNVFTRLGLKFRAVRADTGAIGGDGSHEFHVLADSGEDALAYCPTSDYAANVELAEGLPPIEPRQAPSMEMVKIATPHVKTISEISEFFGISKSKVVKSIAVMRKQQPSTNPELEQFCLVLIRGDHELNEIKLEKAIGSFRFANEAEIERHINSSSGYIGPVNLHPSVAVISDYSVKNMSDFVCGANELGQHLKGVNFSRDLSEPAMIEDIRNVVEGDPSPDGKGTLTLCRGIEVGHIFQLRTKYAQAMDATYLDENGKKQVLEMGCYGIGVSRIVGAAIEQGNDERGIIFPASMAPFQVAIAPIGWEKSEEVKTAALNLYEALQAAGVDVLLDDRGERPGVMFADMELVGIPHRVVIGDRGLKEGNVEYQGRTDASAQTVALKDIVSKLQTLL is encoded by the coding sequence ATGCGAGCATCCCAATTTTTTCTCAATACACAAAAAGAAGCACCACAAGAAGCTGAGTTGATCAGCCATAGACTGATGCTGCGTGCTGGCCTGATCAAGCGCCTGGGTTCTGGTTTATATACCTGGATGCCGCTTGGGCTTCGCGTCTTGCGCAAAGTTGAAGCGATTGTGCGTGAGGAAATGAATAATGCCGGTGCGCTTGAGCTCTTGATGCCGGCAGTGCAACCAAAAGAACTCTGGGAAGAGACGGGTCGTTGGGCAGTGTTTGGCCCACAAATGCTCAAGATCAAAGACAGGCACGATAGGGATTTCTGTTTCGGCCCTACGCATGAAGAAGTGATTACTGACTTGGTGCGCCGTGAGATCAAAAGCTACAAACAGCTACCACTGAATTTTTACCAGATACAAACCAAGTTTCGCGACGAGATACGCCCACGTTTTGGCGTGATGCGCGCGCGTGAATTCATGATGAAAGATGCTTACTCTTTCCACACTGATTTGGCATCGCTGGAACAGACCTACGAAGCCATGTATCAGGCCTACAGCAATGTATTCACTCGCCTTGGTTTGAAATTCCGCGCCGTGCGTGCCGATACAGGGGCAATTGGTGGCGATGGTTCACACGAGTTTCATGTGCTGGCAGATTCTGGCGAAGATGCATTGGCGTATTGCCCAACATCAGATTATGCAGCGAATGTGGAATTGGCTGAAGGCTTGCCACCTATAGAGCCTCGCCAAGCACCATCAATGGAGATGGTTAAAATTGCTACTCCTCATGTAAAAACAATTTCCGAAATTTCCGAGTTTTTTGGTATATCTAAATCAAAAGTAGTGAAATCAATTGCAGTAATGAGAAAGCAACAGCCTTCTACTAATCCAGAGCTCGAGCAATTTTGTCTTGTGCTTATCAGGGGCGATCACGAGTTAAATGAGATAAAACTAGAAAAGGCTATAGGCTCATTCCGTTTTGCAAATGAAGCTGAAATTGAGCGTCATATAAATTCTAGTTCTGGTTATATTGGCCCTGTAAATTTACACCCATCAGTAGCTGTTATATCTGATTACTCAGTAAAAAATATGAGTGATTTTGTTTGTGGAGCCAATGAGTTAGGTCAGCATTTGAAAGGTGTAAATTTTTCCCGAGACTTATCTGAGCCAGCAATGATTGAAGATATAAGGAATGTTGTGGAAGGTGATCCAAGCCCAGATGGTAAAGGTACATTAACCCTTTGTCGCGGCATCGAAGTCGGCCATATTTTCCAGCTACGTACTAAATATGCACAAGCAATGGATGCGACGTATCTTGATGAAAATGGGAAAAAACAAGTGCTTGAAATGGGCTGCTACGGCATTGGTGTCTCCCGTATTGTTGGCGCTGCAATTGAGCAGGGTAATGATGAGCGCGGCATTATCTTCCCTGCCAGCATGGCGCCATTTCAGGTGGCGATTGCGCCTATCGGCTGGGAAAAAAGTGAAGAAGTGAAAACTGCTGCGCTCAATTTATATGAAGCCTTGCAGGCAGCGGGGGTTGATGTGCTCCTGGATGACCGTGGTGAACGCCCTGGCGTGATGTTTGCCGATATGGAGTTGGTGGGCATCCCACACCGCGTGGTGATTGGTGACCGTGGCCTGAAAGAAGGTAATGTGGAATATCAGGGAAGGACTGATGCATCTGCACAAACTGTCGCTTTAAAAGATATCGTGAGCAAACTCCAAACATTATTGTGA
- a CDS encoding lytic transglycosylase domain-containing protein, whose translation MRRFSNFFLVLAALVFTHAAFAGGQKEEPLSNSVKALMQKSISDQATPKTIFASEVEGQIWLKEMSNRLKIRMPDQDMREDFLRTVYYEATRAGLDPQLVLGLIQVESGFKKYAVSSVGARGYMQVMPFWVNSIGAPDHNLFHLKLNLRYGCTILRHYIDMENGDLYRALGRYNGSLGQPEYPTMVVGAWKKNWSYGSLTF comes from the coding sequence ATGCGCAGGTTTTCTAATTTCTTTCTAGTTTTAGCGGCATTGGTATTCACTCATGCCGCATTTGCTGGTGGGCAAAAAGAAGAGCCTTTGTCCAACAGCGTAAAAGCACTGATGCAAAAATCGATCAGTGATCAAGCCACGCCCAAGACCATATTTGCCAGTGAAGTAGAAGGCCAAATATGGCTGAAAGAAATGTCCAATCGCCTGAAAATACGTATGCCCGACCAGGATATGCGCGAGGATTTCTTGCGCACGGTCTATTACGAAGCCACTCGCGCAGGCTTGGACCCGCAGCTGGTGCTAGGTTTGATTCAAGTGGAAAGTGGTTTTAAAAAGTACGCAGTATCATCAGTCGGCGCCCGTGGCTACATGCAGGTGATGCCATTTTGGGTGAATAGCATCGGCGCGCCCGACCACAATCTGTTCCATTTAAAACTCAATCTGCGTTATGGATGCACCATTTTGCGGCACTATATTGATATGGAAAATGGTGATCTGTATCGCGCACTGGGCCGCTACAACGGCAGTCTTGGTCAGCCTGAATACCCGACGATGGTCGTTGGCGCCTGGAAGAAAAACTGGAGCTATGGCTCCCTGACGTTTTAA
- a CDS encoding DUF1097 domain-containing protein — protein MSKLSALSLSIALLGGVWAYLALGPLSGFVLVWAGFIAWGCYFHTGADNAALQKTIAGTIYGAVLAWVALLLVVHNPTGLPAPLWPAIVVAVTVFFLVIVASINLLSVVPANVYGYAATVAYSLQTPTADGVGPLASLTVVNFANPLILLSVSFVVGAIFGLASGKLSGVLAK, from the coding sequence ATGTCAAAATTATCCGCACTATCTCTCAGTATTGCTTTGCTTGGTGGAGTCTGGGCCTATCTTGCGCTTGGGCCGCTCTCTGGTTTTGTATTGGTATGGGCTGGTTTTATCGCTTGGGGATGTTACTTTCATACAGGCGCTGATAATGCCGCTTTACAAAAAACCATTGCTGGCACTATCTACGGCGCCGTGCTTGCCTGGGTAGCATTACTGTTGGTTGTGCATAATCCAACTGGATTGCCAGCACCACTGTGGCCAGCCATCGTCGTTGCTGTGACCGTATTTTTTCTGGTCATTGTGGCAAGCATCAATCTGCTCTCTGTAGTGCCAGCGAATGTATATGGCTATGCGGCAACCGTTGCATATTCACTGCAAACGCCAACAGCAGATGGTGTAGGCCCATTAGCTAGCTTGACCGTGGTGAATTTTGCTAATCCACTCATCTTGCTTTCTGTTTCATTCGTGGTGGGGGCGATATTTGGTTTGGCGTCAGGCAAGCTTTCTGGCGTGCTGGCAAAATAA
- the queA gene encoding tRNA preQ1(34) S-adenosylmethionine ribosyltransferase-isomerase QueA, with amino-acid sequence MRTTDFDFDLPDALIAQFPTQERSGSRLLRLDSSNGNIHDQLFRDLPNFLQAGDLLVFNDTRVIKARLHGHKQSGGAVEAMIERVIDQHHALAHVRASRSPKPGSRLLLAEEIEVEIIERQDDLFLLKFLSETPLLDLLEQYGALPLPPYISHDADNTDEERYQTVYAKHLGAVAAPTAGLHFDDVMLALLKQQGIQFAYVTLHVGAGTFQPVRVENIAEHKMHSELYSVPEETVKLIKQTQAAGRKVTAIGTTAMRALESAARSGELVAGMGETDIFITPGYKFKVVEQLLTNFHLPKSTLLMLVSAFAGFNNIRQAYAHAISEKYSFFSYGDAMLLNRLDE; translated from the coding sequence ATGCGAACCACTGATTTTGATTTTGATTTACCTGATGCATTAATTGCACAATTTCCCACGCAAGAACGCAGCGGCAGCCGCTTGTTGAGGCTTGATTCCTCGAATGGGAACATCCATGACCAACTATTTCGTGATCTCCCAAACTTCTTACAGGCTGGGGATTTATTGGTTTTCAACGATACGCGTGTGATTAAGGCACGACTGCATGGTCACAAACAATCTGGTGGCGCAGTTGAAGCCATGATTGAAAGAGTGATTGACCAACATCACGCCCTAGCACACGTTCGCGCCTCTCGTTCACCCAAACCTGGTAGCAGATTGTTACTGGCAGAGGAAATAGAAGTGGAAATCATTGAGCGCCAGGATGACTTGTTCCTGCTGAAGTTCTTGTCTGAAACACCTTTGCTGGATTTGCTGGAACAGTACGGTGCACTGCCCTTGCCACCTTATATCAGTCATGATGCCGACAATACCGATGAAGAACGCTATCAGACAGTCTATGCAAAGCATCTGGGCGCGGTTGCCGCCCCTACTGCGGGGTTACATTTTGATGATGTAATGCTCGCCCTGCTCAAACAACAAGGCATCCAATTCGCCTATGTCACCCTGCATGTAGGCGCAGGTACTTTTCAGCCTGTACGTGTAGAAAATATTGCCGAACATAAAATGCATAGTGAGTTGTATTCGGTGCCAGAAGAGACTGTAAAACTGATTAAGCAAACGCAGGCCGCTGGCCGTAAGGTAACCGCTATCGGCACTACTGCGATGCGCGCGCTTGAAAGTGCTGCACGCTCTGGTGAACTCGTAGCAGGTATGGGCGAAACGGATATTTTCATCACGCCAGGTTACAAATTTAAAGTAGTAGAGCAGCTACTCACCAACTTCCATTTACCAAAAAGCACTTTGCTCATGCTGGTCTCGGCTTTTGCTGGCTTTAACAACATCAGGCAAGCTTACGCCCATGCAATTTCAGAAAAATACAGCTTCTTCAGCTATGGTGACGCCATGCTGCTGAACAGATTAGATGAATAG
- a CDS encoding efflux RND transporter permease subunit, with protein MSIGISSWAIKRPLAPFMVFAGLLVMGIMAYYKLPVNNMPNVDIPIINVSVVIPGAAPSEIETQVTSRIEAAVAGVGDIKHLSSTITDGVSSTQIEFQLGTNTNLALSKIRDQIIAIRASFPRGAEEPLIQRVDADALPILTYTLNAPKRSLQEASWFVDDQVMRSLLAIKGIAKIQRQGGVERQILVQLDPARMQAYGVTASLINEQLRQIALNWPAGRVDSNTQETLIRTMGAPVDVESLANLYIPLGNGRVARLKDLGSVQDGSNQPRQLARLNQQPVTGFAIYRTKSASEISVERDVQKALRGLKVSNPDIDFVQIQSLVDFSKESYHSALWSFIEGALLAAAVVFLFLRSWRATFISAVVIPLSVIPTFFVMQLLGFSLNMVSLLALSLVSGILVDDAIVEIENIMRHMKTEASPYRASMLAADQIGLAVLATTLVIVAVFIPVSFMGGVVGQYFIQFGLTVAVATIFSLLVARFITPVMAAYLLKPLHHQSNTSGGWLIYYSKLLNSALHYRKTMLLIGGAVVFGSIAIGTQLPTDFMPAEDKSASSLQVELPPGSNLNKTDQVVSTITNMLLKRPEVKTAYAIVGAPDSDTNIEGEVRRALVNIQLIPRKERKLDVNAFEQSMLKALADIPNVRTSFLNENGSKAVTFSLTSDNPELLQKTASQIETEMRGLVQLSNVSSTAPLARTELVITPRQEQAAKLGVSTENIADTLRIATLGDLGANLARIKIGQREIPIRVMMDASTRNNTAAIGALLVATEDGHTVPLSSVADFSLNAGPTSIDRYDRQRQITLEANLNGTARLGDALSAIEALPAIKHLPEGVKRYDTGDAELLTEMFSSFSVAMVTGVLLVFAVLVLLFRTIVQPITIMAALPLSIGGALLALLISHATLSLPAVIGMLMLMGIVGKNGILLVDAIIEQRRQGLARLDAIMQASQQRAKPILMTTVAMIAGMMPVMLGIGAGTAFRVPMATTVIGGLITSTALSLIFVPVIYVFLDDFETWIKPKMQRLLGINKIE; from the coding sequence ATGAGTATTGGCATTTCATCCTGGGCGATCAAGCGCCCGCTTGCGCCGTTTATGGTATTCGCTGGCTTGTTGGTGATGGGCATCATGGCTTATTACAAATTGCCCGTAAACAACATGCCGAATGTGGATATCCCGATTATCAATGTATCGGTGGTGATTCCTGGCGCCGCGCCGAGCGAGATTGAAACCCAGGTCACCAGTCGGATTGAAGCTGCGGTGGCTGGCGTAGGTGATATCAAGCACCTATCTTCGACTATTACTGATGGCGTTTCCAGCACGCAGATTGAGTTTCAACTCGGCACCAATACGAATCTTGCTTTATCTAAAATCCGCGACCAGATCATCGCGATCCGCGCCTCCTTTCCTCGCGGGGCTGAAGAGCCGCTGATTCAGCGCGTAGATGCAGATGCGCTGCCGATACTCACCTATACGCTCAACGCACCTAAACGATCACTGCAAGAAGCCTCATGGTTTGTGGATGATCAGGTAATGCGTTCGCTGCTAGCCATCAAGGGCATTGCCAAAATACAACGCCAGGGCGGAGTTGAGCGGCAGATTCTGGTGCAACTCGACCCTGCGCGTATGCAGGCCTACGGAGTCACCGCGAGTTTAATCAATGAGCAATTACGCCAGATTGCGCTCAATTGGCCTGCAGGACGAGTAGATAGCAATACCCAGGAAACCTTAATCCGCACCATGGGCGCGCCTGTGGATGTTGAATCGCTGGCTAACCTTTACATCCCATTAGGCAATGGCCGTGTTGCAAGACTGAAGGATTTAGGTAGCGTGCAAGATGGCAGCAATCAACCACGGCAACTTGCGAGGTTGAATCAACAACCTGTGACTGGCTTTGCCATCTACCGCACAAAATCTGCCAGCGAAATCAGCGTGGAACGTGACGTACAAAAAGCCCTGCGAGGACTTAAAGTATCCAACCCTGATATTGACTTTGTTCAAATTCAGTCATTGGTCGATTTCAGCAAAGAGAGTTACCACTCAGCGCTGTGGTCATTTATTGAAGGCGCGCTGCTGGCGGCAGCAGTGGTGTTTCTGTTTTTACGCAGTTGGCGTGCCACATTCATTTCTGCGGTGGTGATTCCACTATCAGTCATTCCTACATTTTTCGTCATGCAACTACTCGGATTTTCACTCAATATGGTGAGCTTGCTGGCGCTATCACTGGTGTCAGGCATTTTGGTGGACGATGCCATCGTCGAGATTGAAAATATCATGCGCCACATGAAAACTGAGGCATCGCCATATCGCGCCTCTATGCTGGCGGCGGATCAGATTGGGCTTGCGGTGCTGGCCACGACTTTAGTCATCGTCGCGGTATTTATTCCCGTCAGCTTCATGGGTGGTGTTGTCGGCCAATACTTTATCCAGTTCGGCCTCACTGTAGCGGTTGCAACCATTTTCTCCTTGTTAGTCGCGCGTTTTATTACCCCTGTGATGGCGGCTTATTTGCTCAAACCGCTACATCACCAGTCCAATACATCGGGAGGCTGGCTTATCTATTACAGCAAGCTACTCAATAGCGCATTGCATTACCGTAAAACCATGTTGTTAATTGGCGGTGCGGTTGTGTTTGGATCAATCGCAATCGGGACTCAACTGCCCACCGACTTCATGCCAGCAGAGGACAAATCGGCCTCCAGCCTGCAAGTGGAATTGCCGCCAGGCTCTAACCTCAACAAGACTGATCAAGTTGTTTCAACTATTACGAATATGCTGTTGAAACGACCAGAAGTTAAAACAGCTTATGCGATTGTCGGCGCACCAGATAGCGACACCAATATTGAAGGTGAAGTACGCCGCGCCCTGGTGAATATCCAGCTTATCCCTCGTAAAGAACGGAAACTGGATGTCAATGCATTTGAGCAGAGCATGCTGAAAGCGCTGGCAGACATCCCTAATGTACGCACCAGCTTTCTTAACGAAAATGGCAGCAAAGCAGTGACTTTCTCGCTCACCAGCGACAATCCTGAGCTATTACAAAAGACGGCTTCCCAGATTGAAACTGAAATGCGTGGATTAGTGCAATTAAGCAATGTCAGCTCCACAGCGCCATTAGCGCGCACTGAGCTTGTCATTACGCCACGCCAAGAGCAAGCAGCCAAGCTCGGTGTGAGCACGGAAAATATTGCGGATACCCTGCGCATTGCAACTTTGGGCGATCTCGGCGCCAATCTTGCACGCATCAAAATCGGTCAAAGAGAAATCCCCATACGAGTCATGATGGATGCAAGCACCCGCAACAACACAGCCGCAATAGGGGCGCTATTAGTCGCCACGGAAGATGGGCATACAGTGCCATTATCATCAGTTGCTGACTTCAGCCTGAATGCAGGCCCCACCAGCATAGACCGCTATGATCGCCAGCGCCAAATTACTCTCGAAGCCAATCTGAATGGCACTGCAAGGCTCGGCGATGCCTTGAGCGCCATTGAAGCACTCCCTGCAATCAAGCATCTACCAGAGGGGGTTAAGCGCTACGATACTGGCGATGCCGAGTTGCTAACCGAGATGTTCAGTTCATTTTCAGTGGCGATGGTCACAGGGGTACTACTGGTATTTGCAGTACTGGTATTATTATTCCGCACTATCGTGCAACCCATCACTATCATGGCGGCATTACCATTATCCATAGGCGGCGCATTACTGGCGCTACTTATTAGTCACGCAACCTTATCTTTACCTGCAGTGATTGGCATGCTTATGCTCATGGGCATTGTGGGTAAAAACGGTATTCTGCTGGTCGACGCCATCATCGAACAACGCCGACAGGGGCTAGCAAGATTAGATGCCATCATGCAAGCTAGCCAGCAACGCGCTAAACCCATACTCATGACTACAGTCGCTATGATTGCAGGCATGATGCCGGTGATGCTGGGCATAGGGGCAGGTACTGCGTTTCGCGTGCCTATGGCCACCACAGTCATAGGCGGCCTGATCACATCCACAGCGCTTAGCCTGATTTTTGTGCCTGTGATTTATGTGTTTCTGGATGACTTTGAAACTTGGATTAAACCAAAAATGCAGAGATTACTTGGCATCAACAAAATTGAGTAA